Proteins from a genomic interval of Symmachiella macrocystis:
- a CDS encoding cytochrome c biogenesis protein CcdA yields MRMSRNGFGSLFALLLVAVVGLAPQPAAAQNDVFQTDLFGSKPPVNDAKNAIKYDAKIVPADAAPGDEVTLQLTATVAEGWHTFSLTQTGFGGSPTVIALSDQGALKPLGKTFTASRAPQIHEEKLGDTQMRLEEYFGQVTFSRRFQIPADASPGEITVSGQITHQVCSEGLCVPGKTAFQATVKISEGKPKENLAVTGETKFEHDSSVWLVSLSSGEAAPGETVELRVEANIKNDWHTYGLDQTRPEGLGPYATALQIQKYGELNLDGDWTVEPAPHAASEPLFGGLEVLEHSGHVVWTRSITVPADAAPGAYPISGEVAFQSCTGVKCVQPVGFIFEGNLTVTPTPAVSPVVFGVSAPIKGGIAAGFIEQVMEQRSAMRLERQANGGDANYTVIGEENSDYGLAMYLLFAFIGGMILNVMPCVLPVIAIKVMSFAQQAGESRGRILQLNVVYSLGVLAVFMVLATLAVFLGYGWGGLFQNANFNLIMACVVFAMGLSLLGVFEIPMPGMVGTAAGNQHQEGLVGAFSTGILATLLATPCSGPFLGATLGWSITQPTLIVYLVWGMMGLGMAFPYLMIGAFPSTVKWLPKPGNWMVRLKEFAGFVLMGTVIFIVHILQDDYTIPALIMLLGIALGLWMIGNLYDINSHIRHKTTVRVSAILLTAVICLFGFNLTLKSETELPWKPFTEATLNASLAENKTVLVDFSADWCLTCKRNEKFALNTKKTLDLVQDHDVVTLYADYTAESEEIKRWLDNFESISVPLTVIFPAGQPDKAIVLRDLYTEAMLLENLEKAVSGKKTTANAVAVDEVRR; encoded by the coding sequence ATGAGAATGTCCCGAAATGGTTTCGGTTCGCTATTTGCGTTGCTGCTGGTTGCCGTGGTGGGACTCGCCCCACAGCCTGCGGCGGCGCAGAACGATGTTTTCCAGACTGATCTATTCGGCAGCAAGCCGCCGGTCAACGACGCGAAAAACGCGATCAAATATGACGCCAAAATCGTTCCCGCTGACGCTGCACCGGGGGACGAGGTCACCTTGCAGTTGACCGCCACGGTCGCTGAAGGTTGGCATACCTTTTCCCTGACCCAAACCGGATTCGGCGGCTCGCCGACGGTGATCGCTCTGAGCGACCAAGGCGCACTGAAACCTTTGGGCAAAACCTTCACAGCCAGTCGAGCGCCACAGATCCATGAAGAGAAACTGGGCGATACGCAAATGCGGTTGGAGGAATACTTCGGTCAAGTAACGTTCTCCCGGCGATTTCAGATTCCCGCCGATGCAAGCCCGGGCGAGATCACAGTCTCGGGGCAGATCACACATCAAGTCTGCAGCGAAGGGCTTTGCGTGCCCGGCAAGACAGCCTTTCAAGCAACGGTGAAGATCAGCGAAGGCAAACCGAAAGAGAACCTCGCGGTCACCGGCGAAACAAAGTTTGAACATGATTCGAGCGTGTGGCTCGTCTCACTTTCCTCGGGCGAAGCAGCTCCAGGAGAGACGGTTGAACTGCGCGTCGAAGCCAATATCAAAAACGATTGGCATACGTACGGTTTGGACCAAACCCGTCCCGAGGGATTGGGACCGTATGCGACGGCATTGCAGATACAAAAATATGGCGAGTTAAATCTCGATGGAGATTGGACGGTCGAACCGGCTCCGCACGCTGCGAGTGAACCGTTGTTTGGCGGACTTGAGGTTTTAGAACATTCTGGGCATGTCGTCTGGACCCGTTCGATTACGGTTCCTGCCGATGCGGCGCCCGGCGCTTACCCCATTAGCGGTGAAGTCGCTTTTCAGTCGTGCACCGGCGTGAAATGCGTTCAGCCGGTAGGATTCATTTTTGAAGGAAACCTGACGGTCACCCCCACACCGGCAGTTTCCCCAGTGGTGTTTGGTGTTTCCGCTCCCATCAAGGGCGGTATAGCGGCAGGGTTTATTGAACAGGTTATGGAACAGCGGTCGGCAATGCGGCTGGAGCGGCAAGCTAACGGTGGGGACGCGAATTATACCGTCATCGGAGAAGAGAACTCTGACTATGGATTGGCGATGTATCTGCTGTTTGCGTTCATTGGCGGCATGATTCTGAACGTTATGCCCTGCGTTCTACCGGTGATTGCGATCAAGGTGATGAGCTTCGCACAGCAGGCTGGTGAAAGCCGTGGGCGGATCTTGCAACTCAACGTTGTGTATTCGCTGGGTGTGCTCGCCGTGTTTATGGTATTGGCAACCTTGGCAGTCTTTTTGGGTTACGGATGGGGCGGGCTGTTTCAAAATGCGAATTTCAATCTGATCATGGCGTGCGTCGTGTTCGCCATGGGACTAAGCCTGTTGGGCGTGTTTGAAATCCCCATGCCGGGCATGGTCGGCACGGCAGCCGGCAATCAACATCAAGAAGGACTGGTGGGGGCCTTCTCCACGGGTATTCTGGCCACACTATTAGCGACGCCCTGCAGCGGGCCCTTTTTGGGGGCGACGCTCGGCTGGTCGATTACACAACCTACGCTGATTGTTTATCTCGTGTGGGGCATGATGGGTTTGGGGATGGCGTTTCCGTATCTGATGATCGGCGCATTTCCCTCGACGGTCAAATGGTTGCCCAAACCGGGAAATTGGATGGTGCGGTTGAAGGAATTTGCCGGTTTCGTGCTGATGGGAACCGTGATCTTCATCGTGCACATTCTGCAGGATGACTACACCATTCCGGCGCTGATCATGCTGCTCGGCATTGCACTGGGCTTATGGATGATTGGCAACTTGTACGACATCAACTCCCACATCCGTCATAAAACGACCGTGCGGGTGTCTGCCATTTTACTGACCGCCGTCATTTGTCTGTTCGGATTCAATCTGACGCTCAAATCCGAAACGGAACTGCCTTGGAAGCCTTTCACCGAAGCCACGTTGAATGCGTCGTTGGCCGAGAATAAAACGGTCCTGGTCGATTTCTCCGCCGATTGGTGTTTGACCTGCAAGCGAAACGAAAAATTCGCATTGAACACCAAAAAGACTTTGGATTTGGTCCAAGACCACGATGTCGTCACGCTCTATGCTGACTACACGGCCGAGTCTGAGGAGATCAAGCGCTGGTTGGATAACTTTGAAAGCATCAGCGTACCGCTCACCGTGATCTTTCCTGCCGGTCAACCCGATAAGGCGATCGTACTGCGCGACTTGTACACAGAGGCCATGCTGCTGGAAAATCTAGAGAAGGCGGTCAGCGGCAAGAAAACGACTGCGAACGCGGT